CTTGGCCAGGTCTCCACCAGGCACCACAGTGGGAGGCTGGTAGTTGATGCCAACCTTGAAGCCAGTGGGGCACCAATCCACAAACTGGATGGTACGCTTGGTCTTGATGGTGGCAATGGCAGCATTGACATCTTTGGGAACCACATCACCACGGTACAACAGGCAGCAAGCCATGTATTTACCATGGCGAGGGTCACATTTCACCATCTGGTTGGCTGGCTCAAAGCAAGCATTGGTGATCTCTGCTACAGAAAGCTGTTCATGGTAGGCTTTCTCAGCAGAGATGACAGGGGCGTATGTGGCCAGAGGGAAGTGGATGCGGGGGTAGGGCaccaggttggtctggaattcTGTCAGGTCAACATTCAGGGCTCCATCAAATCTCAGGGAAGCAGTGATGGAGGACACAATCTGACCTATTAACCTATTCAGGTTAGTATAGGTTGGACGCTCAATATCAAGGTTTCTACGACAGATGTCATAGATGGCCTCATTGTCTACCATGAAGGCACAATCAGAGTGCTCCAGGGTGGTGTGGGTGGTGAGGATGGAGTTGTAGGGCTCAACTACAGCTGTGGAAACCTGGGGTGCTGGGTAAATGGAGAACTCCAGCTTGGACTTCTTGCCATAATCAACTGAGAGACGTTCCATGAGCAGGGAGGTGAACCCAGAACCAGTTCCCCCACCAAAGCTGTGGAAAACCAAGAAGCCCTGAAGACCGGTGCATTGGT
This genomic window from Piliocolobus tephrosceles isolate RC106 chromosome 6, ASM277652v3, whole genome shotgun sequence contains:
- the LOC111529485 gene encoding tubulin alpha-1A chain, with translation MRECISIHVGQAGVQIGNACWELYCLEHGIQPDGQMPSDKTIGGGDDSFNTFFSETGAGKHVPRAVFVDLEPTVIDEVRTGTYRQLFHPEQLITGKEDAANNYARGHYTIGKEIIDLVLDRIRKLADQCTGLQGFLVFHSFGGGTGSGFTSLLMERLSVDYGKKSKLEFSIYPAPQVSTAVVEPYNSILTTHTTLEHSDCAFMVDNEAIYDICRRNLDIERPTYTNLNRLIGQIVSSITASLRFDGALNVDLTEFQTNLVPYPRIHFPLATYAPVISAEKAYHEQLSVAEITNACFEPANQMVKCDPRHGKYMACCLLYRGDVVPKDVNAAIATIKTKRTIQFVDWCPTGFKVGINYQPPTVVPGGDLAKVQRAVCMLSNTTAIAEAWARLDHKFDLMYAKRAFVHWYVGEGMEEGEFSEAREDMAALEKDYEEVGVDSVEGEGEEEGEEY